The genomic window AGAATACCATCTAATATGGGCTATTCGATTGAAATCGCAAATCGCAAATCGCGAAGAAAATATCAGTTATCACTTCTTGAACATACTTGAGTGATTACTCACATAAGCTGATCCGGTAGATACGGCTGCACCGACTGTGACAGGTACCAAAGCTGCTGAGAGGACCCTCTCGAATGCCCAGTGGTATGATCCGTGTGATCGGGATGCTTCGATTTGAGGGGTTGCGTCGTTGACTGTTCCCTTGAGGATGGCTAGTTTCACGAGAAAAGATGGTCAGTCTATGTGTTCGGAAGAGGTGCAAGATCGCTGTGATTTGCAGCAGAGGATCCTCTACATCTTTGTCATTTTGTTACTCTGTTTTCTCCTGCACATCCACCCATGACTGAACATGATAGAttccttcatccacctcagATACTCAGATATAAACGAAAAGCACTCACGTCCTCCTGGAATATACTTGAATCCACCAGTCTCATCAGCCGCAACGGTAGCGTCCCTTCGTGGTGTACTAGCTCGAATGGCAAGGGCTCGGGCTGTAAGTCGTAATTATGGAAATATCAGCGATCGTCCTCGATATTACTTGTATTCCTATCATCTATTCGTCATAAGTTCAGTAGTCGAGCCTTCCCTCTACACGACTGAGGTCCTTCCATCACTTCATCTTTTTGTCTCTTGTCTATTGGTTTCGTCCCAGATCTATCCCTGCGACCCTACTCTTGCATAGGTAATACCCACAAGTATGTAATCCCCTTCCACCCAATCCCAAACCCAATGCCCTAAAAGTCGAAGACGAAGCTGTAGGTCGGATCAATGACATTATGCGTGGTGTATGCGATGTGAACTAGTGGATACAGTAGGAGGATTCTTTTGGATGCGATGAGATCTGATGAGGTAGCAGTAGAGTAATATGATGGGTGATTGCGTATCAAGGGGATGTTTGATGTGATTCTCAGAGCGAGGTTGGCAGATCCAGCGAATCGGGTTGAGATGAACTCATACGACATACCAATGAAGATAGGCACGCAAGATCAACTCTCGGGTGTTTTCGGAATTACACCATCTCCAACCAATGAACGGCAACGCAATACACCATAACGGGCTATATGTAACCTTGTACTTCTTTTTCAGCACTATGCTTTCAATACTCTACACGATGCAGTCATACCGCACGCACATGAGACAGCTCCCTCGGTATGTACTCTTCATGGCCAAAGAAGGTCCAAAGCACGTACCACCTATCAAAACTTACCATATATAATGCTGTAGATCCGCAAGAAATCGTACAATTCCTTGTTCGTATAACGGCTAGTATGACCGCTTGTCACTTCCAAGTAACGCGGTAGATCAGAGTTCGATTCTCTGACAGGGAGCTTCTTTTTGcgttcctcttcttttccccGATATCGAGCACCTTTCTAGCTTCAAACACAACCTGAAGTCACTCCAAAACATCTAGAAATCAGTGAGAAACGTCAAAAAAACAATTTGCTACATTCATCTTACATGGTGTCGCGCGAGTTACTAACCCCTCCTTTGGGCTAAGAATCTTCGGAGAAAGTGCCACCTGCATTGTTTCAATCTTCACTGTTATTTCTGGAGGTGTTTTTCGGATTGGTAAGAATGCAAGGAAGCGAAGAAAACGCTTCTGAGAAGGCCAGGAGTGCAAGGAACACAAAAAAGAAACTCTCTGTCAGAGAATCGAACTCTGATCTGCCGCGATCTGTGGGACAACCTTCGCAGGGAGCTCACTTGACAAGCGGCCATACTAGCCGTTATACGAACAGAGATATTCAGGGTACTTTACAAGACCCCAAAGTATATAAGATTTCAAAGCATATCAAATGAAACACAGCATTTATCCATGTCTTCTCAGGCTTCTCACTTATGCTTATCGGTCGACGTGCATACATGGCATTGTGAGATCGCTTCTTACACAGTCGAGCAGGGGACGTGTACCCGTGCTGTTCTCGGTTATCGGCTCATGCTCCGGGATGCCACTTTAGTAACACATGGATGGACTATGTAATGCCTCGATAGAAATGTTTTATAGGATACTGTATACTCTTGTGATCAGTGAAACCAAGATGGATGCGTTGCATATCTCTACTGCTACTATCAGATATATTCCATACCGAATTTAGGTAAATTACTATATATTGATCTGTGGATAAGATTATACTACGTTTTAGATCTTTTGAGCTCCTCCGTCCCCCGTCTCAGCCTCTCTTTAAAACTTATTAGTGATTCAATCTAATACATCTCAATCACCCATttatttcctcttctcacgGTTTGTCCTGACCCCATCCCACTTTCCCACTCCGCCCCTTGCCCCAATGCTATATCTTCGCTAACTCCTCTAGAATAGTCTTCTCCATAGCTCTTACAACCTCGGGTTTCGTGAAACTACTAGTCATGATATACACGACATTACCAAGGGGCCGCGAGTGGATCTGGAACGGTGCAAATTGACCTTCGGGCGAAGTGATGATCTTCTGTCTGAGAGCTGTGAGGAAGTCTAATGCAGCATGGGATGAGTAGCCTGATATAACGTCACTAGTCAGCCATGGAAGATTCTTCGACATGTTATGTAGtctactcacctccttctccagcatCCAATTCAAGTGCCATAACCGTCCCCATAGCCATCGCCCCTTTAATTCCCTTCGTTTCACTCAAGGTCGATACGAATCCTTCATTCCAGAAACTCCATCTTTTCgattcatctttcaaactGACAttccacatcttcttctctacttCCCAATCCTGTCTCTCTAGAATCTCAATCGCTTTTAATGCTACAGAACAACCAATGGGATTCGCGGTATAGGAGTGTCCATGTAATAATGCATCTACTTTTCGATCCGATAGGAAAGTATTGAATATCGATGTGGAAGCTAGAGTGGCTGAGAGGGGTAATAATCCCCCAGTGAGGATTTTTgcatatactgatatatcaggCGTTTCTTTGAGTACCGAAGATGCCGAGAGGTATCCGAATCGATGCAATCCCGAGAATACTACTCAAATTGATTAGTACTGGTGATTACTGTGAAATGAAGGTTGGGGACTTACCTTCATCGTAGATGATAGGCACACCTctccatttcctcttctccctccaACCTCCTCTGACCTCCTTGAGATCCTCGGTATATTTCTTACCCTTCCACGATCTACCGCCAAAAAGATCCGAACTGGCTCTGACGACTTCTACTAAACAAGTTTGGAATAGCGGATCAACAAAGATCATCCCTCCTGCTCCAAGACATGTAGGTTCCATAATCATCGCTCCGAATTTCTTCCCATCGACTTTGACAGCTCTTTCGAGGTTCTTTCGAATATGTTCTCTGTAATAGTCTGCTAGAGGTGAATCTAGTCGAGATTCAACGGAATATATCGATTGTATATCTGAGAATCCCAAAGACCACCCTTCGCTTGTGGTTTTACCCTCGGAAGTCAAAGCGTCAGGTAGTGGTGACCATTCGTCCGGGCCTGTCGTGAGTACGCTGGGTTGCCCATCGATATACTGAACCATTGGGGGAGAAAACCAATGACCACGACCTGTGTACCTGCACGTAAGGTGAGCTGACATCCTATCAATACTGCGAGGATTAGCTTACCAATCGACCGCTTTATTGTATGTTGATGCTTCGGACGCATCCATGCTACCAATCTGTACTCCTtcaaatcagctatcatgAATCTCTCATACTCATTCCAGCTGAGTTGTCACTCACGGTATCACCATGGTACCCTCCCCTAAGACCGATTACACCATAATCACCtcccatctcaccatcataccCGTACCTCCTTCCTGCAGCTCTCAAAGCCATTTTCAAAGCCACTTCGATACCGGTACTTCCATTGTCCGAGGAAAACACCCTTTCGGCCCAACCTTTTCCTACGGTCGATTTGAGCTTTTCGGCAAGTTTCAATGCAGGTTCGTGGGTTCCCGAGGGGAATAATACGTGACCATATCGTCCGGCGGCTGTTGCAGCTGCTATAGTTAATTCTTCGTTGGCATGACCGTGCGATTGACTAAAAGATTTTAATATCAGCTCCGATCCAtgagggaaaggagagatAACACACGTGAACCAACTGGCTGAACCGTCAAAGTAAGAATTCAACAaactaccttcttccttcggTATCGCCTGCGACTCGGAGTTTGCGGGGGATGTCGGCGATGGTTTGGTGTAGTATGAATCAAAATTATCGCCATAAGCTGAATCGACCACCATaacatcttccttcttattTATCTGAAGGATACAGATACCATCAGCTATGTTTAGTGATGAATTCATGACGCCAGGGTCACTCACCAGACCATGTTGAGTGAAAGGCCACCAAACGCTTTTAAGCGTTCTACCAGGCATACTATCCAATTCCTTTATCCTATTaacatgttgatgatctaaCCAATCTGAAACATCTTtcacaccaccaccaccaccttcctccgCTGTGCCGGATCGTTCTACTTCCTCGTACCACTGAGCCAGCCTCACTGCATCCTCCTCTATCGTTCCGTATTTCTGCGGGGGAGGTTTGACAGTCCAATATCCTATTCCTCTATCCCTGAAGTATCCTTCTAGGAAATCGTCGTTCCGGTAATATGAGTCGTACAAGCATAGGACAGCTGATATCGAATATCCTCTCGTTATCAGAGATTCATAAGAAGAGAGAGTGGTTGAGATTCCGCCTAGGTGAGGTGAAGCGATGAGGATAGAGGGAAGTCGGAGGGAACGAAGGAATGTGGATTGGGTGTGTGGGGGATGTAAGGCTGGGGAATGGACACCTATAAATGAGGGAATGTCAGTAATGAGCTCCAAGCTACCACCTAATTAAAGAATGTGTTAGCTCACCTCCCGCTGTTTCTACGAACAAGGCTCCTTGCCTTCCATTCAACTGCTTCGCACATGAGGTAGCGTAATTCTCGATTCCTCGGACTAGCTCGTCGTTGGTTTTGGGGAATGGCTATATACAAGTATGTATCAGCTGTTGCATCATCGCTATGTCACACCGACTGAAGTACTTAGACAGTACAAGGGGATTCTTGCCTTACTCACCAAGTCCGGTGCAAGTTTCGCTGCGAGATGCGGAGACATAGGTTCTCTATACTGGTATAAATTATGGGTATCGATCAAATGAGCGTAAGGTTTTGTATGTCTTTGTACATAGCTATGATCCAATTGGTATTAGATAAGGTTCATCGCATGGAGATAGGACTTTGAGCTGACCTGACATCTGACTCTTCATCTGGTCCGGTTGATACGGGTTTCAAGTAAAATAcacttttctctttcccttttgaCGATGCGGCGTGCTTTGATGCTGTGGCTCTTACTAGAGCTGTAGTCAAGAGTGTCTTGCCTACATCTGTATTGGCTATCGATACGGCGAATGTCAGCTCTTGTACGAGAGATTGTTTTAAGTCGAGCTTACCTCCAAAGACCTGGTGAATCCGGAAATTGGGGAAAAGGAGGGGCATGATCGTACCGACCCCGGTGAGCTGAAGGGAAGGACAAGGATcggagaagagaaggtagGTCGGAGATATATGACTAGGAGAGAGGGGATGATTGAGTTATGGGATTTTCGGATAAGTAGATTATGGAGGGATGTCACTGAACGATGTCTTCGtcacctcatcaacattgaTTGGTTCTGTTTTCCCCACCATGAAACTCTCAACTTTGAAATCTCGAGTgattcatttcatttcatttgaGATTAGCCGATTGCTCCGTCGGAAAGGTTACTCCGATACCCGTTAAATGGGTGTGTCATATAAGATTAGCCATTTTATATATATTATCTTTGGGCTGTGCACATGAGTGAGCAAAGTAACGCGTGCACTGCAGAGTGAAATCAACAAACATCTGCAATCACAACATACCTCATAcctcatatctcatatcaCATTGCCACCATCACACCGCAACTCATACCTCACACACCAAGTAACGATCAACCATAACGAAGACAGATTGTGATCCCATCTCAATCCATACGATCCAACGGCCCAACGATTGATACCAGTGTTGACGAatagagagaaagataaCGAACGACAATGGCTCAACCACCTCCCCCCGAGCCAAAACGATCCCAATCGAGTACATCCTTATCACGATTATATCATGGTACAGGGAGTACAACAGATaataatgaagaagaattgaaTGATCCAAAGATGGATTACTGTAATAGTTTCTGGGGACAGGGGGATAGGGGGTATGAGGTGATTATGGCTAGATTGAGAGGGGCGGGGAGGACGGTGGAGGAGCTGAGGGGGTTCTGgaaggagaggtgagtcattggCAGTctggggtgggatgggg from Kwoniella botswanensis chromosome 3, complete sequence includes these protein-coding regions:
- a CDS encoding dethiobiotin synthase, producing MPLLFPNFRIHQVFGANTDVGKTLLTTALVRATASKHAASSKGKEKSVFYLKPVSTGPDEESDVSYVQRHTKPYAHLIDTHNLYQYREPMSPHLAAKLAPDLPFPKTNDELVRGIENYATSCAKQLNGRQGALFVETAGGVHSPALHPPHTQSTFLRSLRLPSILIASPHLGGISTTLSSYESLITRGYSISAVLCLYDSYYRNDDFLEGYFRDRGIGYWTVKPPPQKYGTIEEDAVRLAQWYEEVERSGTAEEGGGGGVKDVSDWLDHQHVNRIKELDSMPGRTLKSVWWPFTQHGLINKKEDVMVVDSAYGDNFDSYYTKPSPTSPANSESQAIPKEEGSLLNSYFDGSASWFTQSHGHANEELTIAAATAAGRYGHVLFPSGTHEPALKLAEKLKSTVGKGWAERVFSSDNGSTGIEVALKMALRAAGRRYGYDGEMGGDYGVIGLRGGYHGDTIGSMDASEASTYNKAVDWYTGRGHWFSPPMVQYIDGQPSVLTTGPDEWSPLPDALTSEGKTTSEGWSLGFSDIQSIYSVESRLDSPLADYYREHIRKNLERAVKVDGKKFGAMIMEPTCLGAGGMIFVDPLFQTCLVEVVRASSDLFGGRSWKGKKYTEDLKEVRGGWREKRKWRGVPIIYDEVFSGLHRFGYLSASSVLKETPDISVYAKILTGGLLPLSATLASTSIFNTFLSDRKVDALLHGHSYTANPIGCSVALKAIEILERQDWEVEKKMWNVSLKDESKRWSFWNEGFVSTLSETKGIKGAMAMGTVMALELDAGEGGYSSHAALDFLTALRQKIITSPEGQFAPFQIHSRPLGNVVYIMTSSFTKPEVVRAMEKTILEELAKI